The Leadbettera azotonutricia ZAS-9 genome has a window encoding:
- a CDS encoding chitobiase/beta-hexosaminidase C-terminal domain-containing protein, translating to MNKRVSFALVLLLLIVSFPAFAQGQVLDGGILTNASGGIFAIDQQLWFSLAVPGRLRLLLNGEEVYSGTEPVSGELTALPGEERSYTLSAELFSLPPDNTLLESRSWQVFIDKKAPPHPRLGFKSDANGFSLSQTRGNSIAQGYIDTGSELVYVPDLEIGGAVPASSFPAVVWAVDSAGNYSEPRGEYYEFPGVRIENPVPGSWTNPQMLILSGTGEHETKWTIDGSDPNAANSAAVYSGPVRINRVGRIQLRVGWLDSEGSPQEDTVAFTVTGDGYIPGKSNLFDDFHDLEDEGISASRDIPIPESSLWAMGGKPDHAGGGKVAMQLEPGIRRIAAIHLAAGTNDIESGKAESGIYRFAYLLDGIGAPGGRSWNASEKGEFMLSEQANDDNSPPLKMVYSGRSRVLVSPEDSVRYRWDGDRPWQEGKGVICVPESGGLLYWYVGAQSQEPFRLTVPPLPNPESPALTGFVGFRRLSPADDSSWHIASDNLIYSPQALRNRIFGACDGEDLEWAFLASDGQILDKKRSDRLAPLPPVLVAPIENSWIRGPVTARLEGYEDNVMPVISVSLRYASGREAALKGNNKLDINSPSDELASVTIIAYVEDAAGNHSSSVMRRFTLDPKTIYAAAPEFASGGAGQKGDRDNPFQSLEDALAYAKTNGLATICIGGTLKLENPVVVSKQIRLNGLWDKDPSTLVLGEKAVFSVEGNGELSLSSLKIEKRNWLLPLIKAGKNALVEIANAEITQAGLLLAIDEGGIARVSGSRISLLPGDSQRNSGIVSKSADISISNSSFDMNGLNSLLFDAHGGNIKAEESEFLVSAESTASVFSLVDMVCSLSNNAISARANDYASALEVHNSGILLNSGSIEVSARDCTAILLDRSNAMFLNAAFTVKSSFLSRAMEIRGAFPKVADCAFRYEGSTRRAEVFAGPDAEAPEAETIGGNSFTHFSNIFGNAWPVSRLQGFNHAFAPAGRQNTVLSPSPE from the coding sequence ATGAATAAGCGGGTTTCCTTTGCGCTAGTGCTTTTACTGTTGATTGTGAGTTTTCCCGCTTTTGCGCAGGGGCAGGTTTTAGACGGCGGTATTTTGACCAATGCTTCCGGGGGCATCTTTGCCATTGATCAGCAGCTTTGGTTTTCCCTTGCTGTCCCCGGACGCTTGAGGCTTCTTCTTAATGGGGAAGAGGTATACTCAGGCACTGAGCCTGTTTCGGGTGAGCTTACCGCGCTTCCGGGTGAGGAGCGGAGCTATACCCTCAGCGCCGAACTTTTCAGCCTGCCTCCGGATAATACCCTCCTTGAGTCCCGGTCATGGCAGGTTTTCATCGATAAAAAGGCCCCCCCTCATCCCAGGCTGGGCTTTAAAAGCGATGCCAATGGTTTTTCCCTCAGCCAAACCAGGGGAAACAGCATAGCCCAGGGCTATATTGATACGGGAAGCGAATTGGTATATGTCCCGGATTTGGAAATCGGCGGGGCTGTCCCCGCGTCATCATTCCCGGCGGTGGTTTGGGCAGTGGACTCGGCAGGGAATTATTCCGAACCCAGGGGTGAGTATTATGAATTCCCCGGGGTGCGCATAGAAAACCCTGTTCCGGGCAGCTGGACCAATCCCCAAATGCTTATACTTTCAGGAACCGGGGAGCACGAGACAAAGTGGACCATAGACGGGAGCGATCCCAATGCCGCCAACAGCGCCGCTGTTTATAGCGGCCCTGTGCGCATTAACAGGGTAGGCCGTATTCAGCTCAGGGTGGGCTGGCTTGATTCGGAAGGAAGCCCCCAGGAAGACACTGTTGCTTTTACTGTTACCGGTGATGGGTATATACCGGGCAAATCGAATCTTTTTGATGATTTCCACGATCTGGAAGATGAGGGTATTTCTGCGTCCAGGGATATACCTATACCGGAATCGAGCCTTTGGGCCATGGGAGGAAAGCCTGATCATGCCGGCGGGGGAAAGGTAGCCATGCAGCTTGAGCCCGGCATACGCAGGATTGCTGCTATCCATCTTGCTGCCGGCACAAATGATATTGAATCCGGAAAAGCTGAAAGCGGGATTTACCGTTTCGCCTATCTTCTTGATGGTATAGGTGCTCCCGGCGGAAGATCATGGAATGCTTCGGAAAAAGGCGAATTCATGCTTTCAGAGCAGGCCAATGACGATAATTCCCCGCCCCTTAAGATGGTTTATTCAGGGCGGAGCAGGGTTCTTGTCTCACCGGAAGATTCAGTGCGTTACAGATGGGACGGGGACAGGCCATGGCAAGAGGGCAAAGGCGTAATCTGTGTTCCTGAATCCGGCGGCCTTCTCTATTGGTATGTAGGAGCCCAGAGCCAGGAGCCTTTCAGGCTTACAGTGCCGCCGCTGCCTAATCCTGAAAGCCCAGCCCTTACCGGCTTCGTCGGGTTTAGAAGGCTTAGCCCTGCGGATGATTCTTCGTGGCACATTGCTTCCGATAATTTGATCTATTCCCCTCAGGCTTTACGGAATAGAATCTTCGGGGCTTGCGATGGCGAAGATCTTGAATGGGCTTTTTTGGCCTCTGACGGGCAAATCCTTGATAAAAAACGCAGTGACAGGCTTGCCCCCCTGCCTCCCGTGCTTGTTGCCCCTATTGAAAATTCCTGGATACGCGGTCCTGTGACAGCAAGGCTTGAGGGGTATGAAGACAATGTCATGCCGGTAATCAGCGTTTCATTGCGTTATGCTTCGGGAAGGGAAGCGGCTCTTAAGGGAAATAATAAGCTTGATATCAATTCGCCTTCAGACGAATTGGCATCGGTGACTATAATTGCCTATGTCGAAGATGCGGCAGGCAATCACAGCAGCTCTGTGATGCGGCGTTTTACACTTGATCCTAAAACCATTTATGCGGCGGCCCCTGAATTTGCTTCCGGCGGTGCAGGGCAAAAAGGCGACAGGGATAATCCTTTCCAAAGCCTGGAAGATGCCCTTGCGTATGCAAAGACCAACGGCCTTGCCACAATATGCATAGGCGGAACCCTTAAGCTCGAAAATCCTGTGGTCGTTTCAAAACAAATAAGGCTGAATGGCTTATGGGATAAAGATCCTTCTACCCTTGTTCTGGGTGAAAAAGCTGTCTTTTCAGTGGAAGGCAATGGGGAATTAAGCTTAAGCTCCCTCAAAATCGAAAAGCGGAATTGGCTTCTTCCCCTTATCAAAGCAGGAAAAAACGCGCTGGTGGAAATTGCCAATGCTGAAATTACCCAGGCTGGTTTATTGCTTGCCATTGACGAAGGTGGAATTGCACGCGTTTCCGGAAGCAGGATTTCCCTCCTTCCGGGGGATAGTCAGCGCAATTCGGGAATTGTTTCAAAAAGCGCGGATATTTCAATATCCAACAGCTCTTTTGATATGAATGGCCTCAACAGCCTCCTTTTTGATGCTCATGGCGGGAACATTAAAGCAGAAGAAAGCGAATTCCTTGTGTCTGCGGAAAGCACCGCTTCTGTATTCAGCCTTGTTGATATGGTTTGCAGTTTATCCAATAATGCCATCTCGGCCCGTGCCAATGACTATGCATCCGCATTGGAAGTTCATAATTCAGGGATACTTTTAAATTCGGGAAGCATAGAGGTCTCTGCCAGGGACTGCACAGCAATACTGCTTGATAGATCCAACGCGATGTTTCTAAATGCCGCATTTACTGTTAAATCGTCATTCCTGTCCAGGGCAATGGAAATACGCGGCGCCTTTCCCAAGGTGGCAGATTGTGCCTTCAGGTATGAAGGCAGTACCCGCCGTGCGGAGGTTTTTGCGGGCCCGGATGCCGAAGCCCCTGAAGCTGAAACCATCGGGGGCAATAGTTTTACTCATTTTTCCAACATTTTCGGAAATGCCTGGCCAGTCTCCAGGCTCCAGGGTTTTAACCATGCCTTTGCCCCGGCAGGCAGGCAGAATACGGTCCTGTCCCCGTCCCCAGAATGA
- a CDS encoding phosphoribosyltransferase — protein sequence MKKEFLKYDTVRNNALKMAHRIYQEGFIPDVIYVSLRGGAYLGNVISEYFKIVHRRARPVYYAAMVARSYTGIRESDEVKVEGWTYSPDALRVGDRVLLVDDIFDSGKTINHLARMILEKGIPRKDLKVAVHDYKYFYNKAEQLPIQPDYFCRKHELSVKDEDVWIHYMSHELVGLTSEELEAHYYSQDPELREVLQVIAKDAKDIQKE from the coding sequence ATGAAAAAGGAATTTCTAAAATACGATACGGTGCGCAATAACGCACTCAAAATGGCCCATAGGATATACCAGGAAGGTTTTATTCCCGATGTGATCTATGTGTCTTTGAGGGGCGGGGCCTATCTTGGCAATGTGATTAGCGAGTATTTCAAGATAGTCCACAGGCGCGCAAGGCCGGTGTATTACGCAGCCATGGTGGCCCGGTCCTATACGGGTATCAGGGAGTCCGACGAGGTCAAGGTTGAAGGCTGGACTTATTCGCCCGATGCGCTCCGTGTCGGGGACAGGGTGTTGCTGGTAGATGATATTTTTGATTCCGGCAAGACCATTAACCATCTTGCGAGGATGATTCTGGAGAAGGGCATACCCCGCAAAGATCTGAAAGTGGCGGTCCACGATTATAAATATTTTTACAACAAAGCTGAACAGCTTCCCATACAGCCTGATTACTTTTGCCGCAAGCATGAGCTTTCCGTAAAGGACGAAGATGTCTGGATTCACTATATGAGCCATGAGCTTGTGGGGCTTACCAGTGAAGAGCTTGAAGCGCATTACTACTCCCAGGATCCTGAATTGCGTGAAGTCCTTCAGGTTATTGCTAAAGATGCCAAAGATATACAGAAAGAATAG
- a CDS encoding rhomboid family intramembrane serine protease, translated as MRIKYNAPTVLTFTFVSAGVLILSLTILPSLTETWFVVPGRGHFSPRRVSNWVTLFTHVLGHANWNHFISNFGYILLIGPILEEFYGSFSIFLMMAVTALITGLLNILLFKSNLLGASGVVFMMILLASFTNFNKGEIPLTFILILVLYLGRELINSFANNNVSEFAHIVGGFCGSLFGFFRPPRR; from the coding sequence ATGAGGATAAAGTACAACGCCCCCACAGTCCTTACCTTCACCTTTGTCAGCGCGGGTGTGCTTATTCTCTCTTTGACTATTCTGCCTTCCCTGACCGAAACATGGTTTGTGGTTCCCGGAAGGGGCCATTTTTCGCCCCGCCGGGTCAGCAACTGGGTAACTCTTTTTACCCATGTGCTGGGCCACGCCAACTGGAACCACTTCATCTCTAACTTTGGGTATATACTTCTCATTGGCCCAATACTCGAGGAATTCTACGGTTCGTTTTCCATCTTCCTGATGATGGCCGTTACCGCCCTGATAACAGGGCTGCTCAATATCCTGCTTTTCAAGTCGAACCTCCTGGGCGCCAGCGGGGTGGTCTTTATGATGATACTTCTGGCTTCCTTCACCAACTTCAACAAAGGCGAAATCCCCCTTACCTTCATATTGATACTGGTGCTTTACCTGGGGCGGGAGCTTATCAATTCTTTTGCGAACAACAATGTCTCTGAATTCGCCCACATTGTGGGGGGCTTCTGCGGAAGCCTCTTCGGTTTCTTCAGGCCGCCGAGGAGATGA
- a CDS encoding exodeoxyribonuclease III, protein MKIISFNVNGIRAVEKKGFVQWMENESADMVCLQETKARPEQLSPELRGIKDKEGKPYFAYWASAAKAGYSGVAIYAKTEPLSVNFLKKAEFDDEGRVLQAEFKDFTLISAYFPNSQDRGKRLDYKLRFCDAIMKLCKKFVTQGRHFVLCGDYNIAHTPIDLAHPKANEENAGYLPEERAWMDAYTKAGFVDTFRHFYPGKKDQYTWWSYRMNARERNVGWRIDYHCVDPAFLPQVKASIIRPEVQGSDHCPIELELDL, encoded by the coding sequence ATGAAAATTATATCCTTCAATGTAAACGGTATCAGGGCTGTGGAGAAGAAAGGCTTTGTTCAATGGATGGAAAACGAATCCGCTGATATGGTTTGCCTCCAGGAAACCAAGGCCAGGCCGGAGCAGCTTTCCCCTGAACTTCGGGGAATAAAGGATAAAGAGGGGAAGCCTTATTTTGCCTACTGGGCAAGCGCCGCAAAAGCGGGCTATTCAGGGGTGGCTATTTATGCAAAAACCGAGCCTCTGTCGGTGAATTTCCTCAAAAAAGCGGAATTTGACGACGAAGGCCGGGTCTTGCAGGCTGAATTCAAAGATTTTACCCTCATTTCGGCCTATTTTCCCAATTCCCAGGACAGAGGCAAGCGGCTGGACTATAAATTGAGGTTCTGCGACGCCATTATGAAGCTTTGCAAAAAATTCGTTACCCAGGGCAGGCATTTTGTGCTCTGCGGGGACTATAATATAGCCCATACCCCTATAGATCTTGCCCATCCAAAGGCAAACGAGGAAAATGCGGGCTATCTCCCCGAAGAAAGGGCCTGGATGGATGCCTATACCAAGGCGGGCTTTGTGGACACCTTTCGCCATTTCTACCCCGGCAAAAAAGATCAATATACCTGGTGGTCTTACCGCATGAACGCCCGGGAACGGAATGTAGGGTGGAGAATCGACTACCACTGTGTTGACCCCGCGTTCCTGCCCCAGGTAAAAGCTTCCATAATACGGCCTGAGGTGCAAGGTTCGGATCATTGTCCCATTGAACTGGAGCTTGACCTATGA